A part of Gossypium hirsutum isolate 1008001.06 chromosome A07, Gossypium_hirsutum_v2.1, whole genome shotgun sequence genomic DNA contains:
- the LOC107932919 gene encoding ribosome biogenesis protein WDR12 homolog isoform X1 — MGEAVSTLVGHTQCISSVVWPQHDTIYLASWDHSVKKWDVETGKDLSDIALNCIDIGGEGLALIAAGGSDPVLRIWDPRKLGTSAPMFQFSSHSSWISACKWHNMSPLHLLSSSYDRKVMLWELRTAISFSLLCFDWWQMEQEKPTTLDCGPRTICRRHTMTGSYLYECLWEVLQQQIRMVLINVKLTPYVLWIRIQV, encoded by the exons ATG GGAGAGGCTGTCTCTACACTTGTGGGCCATACACAGTGCATCTCCTCTGTGGTTTGGCCTCAGCATGATACAATTTATTTGGCATCATGGGATCACTCTGTCAAAAAATGGGATGTCGAAACAGGCAAAGATTTGTCTGATATA GCCCTCAACTGCATTGATATAGGAGGTGAAGGATTGGCTCTCATCGCAGCTGGTGGTTCTGATCCAGTTCTTAGAATATGGGATCCTCGTAAACTAG gaACATCGGCACCTATGTTTCAGTTCTCTTCACATAGTTCTTGGATTTCAGCTTGCAAGTGGCACAATATGTCTCCTCTTCATTTACTTTCTTCATCTTATGATAGGAAAGTAATGTTGTGGGAACTAAGAACTGCGATATCGTTTT CTCTTTTATGTTTTGACTGGTGGCAAATGGAACAAGAAAAACCAACCACACTAGATTGCGGTCCAAGAACAATTTGCAGAAGGCACACAATGACTGGCTCCTACCTCTACGAATGCTTGTGGGAGGTATTGCAGCAGCAAATAAGAATGGTATTGATCAACGTGAAGTTGACACCGTATGTGCTTTGGATTCGAATTCAGGTGTGA
- the LOC107932919 gene encoding ribosome biogenesis protein WDR12 homolog isoform X2 — MGEAVSTLVGHTQCISSVVWPQHDTIYLASWDHSVKKWDVETGKDLSDIALNCIDIGGEGLALIAAGGSDPVLRIWDPRKLALLCFDWWQMEQEKPTTLDCGPRTICRRHTMTGSYLYECLWEVLQQQIRMVLINVKLTPYVLWIRIQV, encoded by the exons ATG GGAGAGGCTGTCTCTACACTTGTGGGCCATACACAGTGCATCTCCTCTGTGGTTTGGCCTCAGCATGATACAATTTATTTGGCATCATGGGATCACTCTGTCAAAAAATGGGATGTCGAAACAGGCAAAGATTTGTCTGATATA GCCCTCAACTGCATTGATATAGGAGGTGAAGGATTGGCTCTCATCGCAGCTGGTGGTTCTGATCCAGTTCTTAGAATATGGGATCCTCGTAAACTAG CTCTTTTATGTTTTGACTGGTGGCAAATGGAACAAGAAAAACCAACCACACTAGATTGCGGTCCAAGAACAATTTGCAGAAGGCACACAATGACTGGCTCCTACCTCTACGAATGCTTGTGGGAGGTATTGCAGCAGCAAATAAGAATGGTATTGATCAACGTGAAGTTGACACCGTATGTGCTTTGGATTCGAATTCAGGTGTGA
- the LOC107932934 gene encoding 3-ketoacyl-CoA synthase 12, which yields MELFSFLLLLPILLVLLKIWKWVNDKRDQECYILDYQCYKPADDRMVGTEFCGEVIKRNKNLGLNEYKFLLKAIVSSGIGEKTYAPRIMFSGREETPTLADGILEMEEFFQDSIGKLLSRAGVSPHEIDLLVVNVSMITAPPCLSSRIINHYKMRQDIKCFNLTGMGCSASLISLDIVRNVFKSYKNKYALLVTSESLSPNWYAGNDRSMILANCLFRSGGCAILLTNNKSLKHQAMFKLKCLVRTHHGARDESYNCCIQREDEIGRVGFYLGKNLPKAATRSFVDNLRVITPKILPVTELVRFMVVSLVKKWNRRGSTKGTATQGPIKAGVNFKSGVDHFCIHTGGKAVIDGIGFSLDLTEYDLEPARMTLHRFGNTSASSLWYVLAYMEAKKRLKKGDKVLMISFGAGFKCNSCLWEIVRDLEDGNVWKDEIQNYPPKTLANPYMEKYGWIQDEDPSNFKIPED from the coding sequence atggagttgttttctttcttactctTGCTTCCAATCTTACTTGTTCTCTTAAAAATTTGGAAGTGGGTTAACGACAAGAGAGACCAAGAATGTTACATTTTAGACTACCAATGTTACAAACCAGCCGATGATAGAATGGTCGGGACTGAGTTCTGTGGGGAGGTGATAAAAAGGAACAAGAACCTTGGACTCAACGAGTACAAGTTCCTGCTGAAAGCCATTGTCAGCTCCGGCATTGGTGAGAAAACCTACGCCCCAAGAATCATGTTCTCCGGCAGAGAAGAGACCCCAACATTGGCCGATGGAATCCTGGAAATGGAAGAGTTTTTTCAAGACAGCATAGGGAAGCTGTTGTCGAGGGCAGGTGTTTCCCCTCATGAAATCGATCTCCTCGTTGTCAACGTCTCCATGATAACAGCACCACCTTGTTTGTCTTCTAGGATCATAAACCACTACAAGATGAGGCAAGACATCAAGTGTTTCAACTTAACGGGAATGGGGTGTAGTGCGAGTTTGATTTCTCTTGATATTGTTCGGAACGTGTTCAAATCATACAAGAACAAGTATGCTTTGTTAGTAACATCAGAGTCTTTGAGTCCAAATTGGTATGCAGGCAATGATAGATCTATGATTCTTGCCAACTGTTTGTTCCGTTCGGGTGGGTGTGCCATTCTTTTGACAAACAACAAGTCCTTGAAGCATCAAGCAATGTTCAAGTTGAAATGCTTGGTGAGGACACATCATGGAGCCAGAGACGAGTCGTACAATTGTTGCATCCAAAGGGAAGATGAGATAGGAAGGGTGGGATTTTATCTAGGGAAAAACCTCCCTAAAGCTGCCACCCGTTCTTTTGTTGACAATTTGAGGGTGATAACCCCCAAGATCCTGCCTGTTACCGAACTAGTTCGGTTCATGGTAGTGTCACTGGTTAAGAAATGGAACCGCCGTGGTTCAACCAAGGGAACCGCGACTCAGGGACCTATTAAAGCTGGGGTTAACTTCAAGAGTGGGGTGGACCATTTCTGCATCCACACAGGAGGGAAAGCAGTGATTGATGGGATAGGGTTCAGCCTTGATCTCACTGAATATGACCTTGAACCCGCAAGGATGACCCTGCATCGATTTGGGAACACATCAGCAAGCAGTCTTTGGTATGTTTTAGCCTATATGGAAGCGAAAAAGAGGTTGAAGAAAGGGGACAAAGTGTTGATGATAAGCTTTGGGGCTGGTTTTAAGTGCAACAGTTGTTTGTGGGAGATTGTGAGGGATTTAGAggatggaaatgtttggaaagaTGAAATTCAGAATTACCCACCAAAAACATTGGCTAATCCATACATGGAGAAGTATGGGTGGATCCAGGATGAAGATCCAAGCAACTTCAAAATCCCAGAAGACTAA